A window of Etheostoma spectabile isolate EspeVRDwgs_2016 chromosome 24, UIUC_Espe_1.0, whole genome shotgun sequence genomic DNA:
ACCCCTGCTTCGTCCTGACTGTGTTCTGTCCATGTTTGCAGGAGCCATGCCGTGTGTGCAGACCCAGTGCGGCTCCTCTCCACAAGGAGCCAGCCCGGCGACTCAGAGCGCGGGTGGAGAGCGCAGCTGCGACTTCCTCACCCCGGAGTTTGTCAAGTATAGCATGGACCTTACTAACAGTGAAATCTCAACTTCAACATCGGCTCCCAGTTTCGGCTCCATGGGTGACACTTACGGCGCCGGGTACGACGTGAAGCCCCCGTGTCTCTTCCAGATGCCGGTGCAAGGAGAGCTTCCGTGCGTCAAGGTGGAGGATGCGCACGGGTGTCCGCGGTATCAGCCGAGTCAGCCTCACCCGCACCAGTCCGACGAGCTGCTCTCCTCCCCGGGCTCCATTTATTATTACCGGCCTCCGTCGCCGCACACCCCCATCACATCCAACTTTCAAACTCCACCCGGACACATATGGGAGGACTCTGGCTCTCTGTACAGTTTTCGAGAGGACTATTTGGCAGCGGCGCACAGGAAAAACACACTATCCAGATTCTCGCTGTTTTCCCTAAAACACGCGCAACACGGCGGCCAGAGCTTGTCCACCTGCCAAATGAAATTAGACGGATCTCTGCATGTGTCCATGAACCTTGACGCAGCCGGGGCGCACCAGCCGCTGGATAGCCCCGGCGTTTTGGGCTCCACTGCCCACGGAAAGCAGCCCGGAGTGGGATTTCCTCACCCGCTCCAATTCGCCCACGGCCACCACTTTATGGACTACCAGACCTCTTGTGCTCCCAGCCGGGGACCGCTGAGCGCGGAGGGACTGTGCGCCGTCTGCGGGGATAGCGCGGCCTGCCAGCACTACGGAGTGCGCACCTGCGAGGGCTGCAAGGGTTTCTTCAAGGTTTGTTCTCAATGAAACTTTATGTCAAAGCTGCATGAAAACTAGGAGTTCCACCTGGATATTCGCGGGCAGCAGCAGGGCAAACACGATTAGGGAATCTTTAGTATCCTAAAACCATGTAACATGTAAGATGCAAATGCTGTCATGAACAAATTAAATACCAGATTTGTCCAAATGGATATCTTCAACCTTAACTTCAGGTAATTGGacatcatgtaaaaaaaaaagaaatcccactGGAACGCCTGACTGGCCTCCTTAATTGCACATTAGGCTTCAGATGCACGTCCCGATCTCTTGACACACGCGTTTTAGGGGCAAATGTCCTGTATGAAAATGGCTACCAACGTGCCATGAATAAAAAGCCGTTCCCTTCTTCTCGCTGAAGGAGATTCCCCGGGGCAATTCTCCAAATTATGAATGGCCACGACCCTGTATTTACCCAGACTGCCCTGTCCGCCTGCTGAATGCCTTATAATGCCTCAGATGGCCCACAGGAGCAAGAGTGCTGCTGCTAATTTTCAAAAGGACCATTTAAGACTTCTTACTTTAGTCTTAACAAAAATGAGTTGAGGAGCTTCTAAAAAAGGTGCTTTATGTTTAGAAAAATGTCCcaaagtttctttaaaaaaaaagatccacaTGCCACCAGTTTAGATTATTCCTCTAGGCATAGAAAGCCCCCTTGTGCTGCCATATAGGGAACCTGTTGTAAGATATTGGTTAGATTGAGTTTTAATGCTCTTTTCAGAAGTGCCACAGTGCCACATGTCCAATTTAGCTTCTCTTACATTTGGAGAGGTTTTCAGAACATAACATTTAAGATATAACATATGAGGTCTGTTTGAGTCGGTATGAAGCTTGACCAAAGAACCTTAAGAAGCAgaagttttattatattaaactGACCAAATGAGTGTATGGTAATGAGGTTTAAAACTAAATTCAAACTGACGTTACTCAAAGTAAGCTTAATGCATCACCTCAGCCTTTGTGCAGGTATCACATATTtaaacttgttgttttttttcgcaAAATAActtcatctttttctttgtccATGCAGCGCACAGTACAGAAAAATGCCAAGTACGTGTGTTTGGCAGCCAAAAGCTGCCCGGTGGACAAACGCAGGAGGAACCGATGCCAATATTGCCGCTTCCAGAAGTGCCTTGCAGTGGGAATGGTCAAAGAAGGTAAATCAATAAACCTTGAAACCTTGAAATAAACCTTGAAACCTGACATTTGGGTCAGATGCAGAGAACAGTGTGTCCTGTGTCTGTCCATGCTCTGCAGTGGTGAGGACAGACGGTCTGAAAGGTCGAAGGGGACGCCTGCCGTCCAAACCTAAATCTCTCCCGGACTCATCTTTACCAGTCAGCACCCTCCTGAGCACCCTCATCAGGGCGCATGTGGACTCGAACCCTCCACCTTGTCGCCTTGACTTTCTTAAAGTAAGCAGTGAGGGTGTGACAATACATCGATATATCGATTCAATCCTCAATGATCCAATATTATCGATACACATCGTCATCTTTAAGATGAGCCTTTATTGAAATTCCCACTTTATagttattgttttaataataaaagtagtttgtttttaatgtaaatgtctgGAAGAGCTTAGTAATGCAATTGTTAAATCATAATATAGTTGCTTTTTGGAAAtatatctaaatgtaactgaTTGTTTATTTGATTGGGCTTATGTATCGTAATGTAATCGTCACAGTACCttgaatagaatagaatcaGTAATCAGTAAACGTTGTATTGCTGTTGAAAGAATTGATATAATATCATTTAGTGATAAAACGTGTGATTAACACTACTAGTAAGCAGTGTGGGCGTCATTTCATTGCTTTACTTATGAATGAGGGTGCAGTGCCCTTTAACACAAAATAAGGGCATTATAAAGCTGTAATCACAGGTATTTTCCATATTTTCATTCTTTCACTAGTTTAAGGAGAGTCCAGGAACCCCCCCGGGCGACGACGCTCAGCATGTGCGGCAGTTCTACGACCTCCTGACCAGATCGATGGAGGTGATTCGAGGCTGGGCCCAGAAGATCCCGGGCTTCACCTCCCTGCCCAAGCACGACCAAGACCTCCTCTTCTACTCTGCTTTCCTGGAGCTCTTTGTCTTACGCTTGTCATACAGGTAAAGAACGCACAAAGGGACTCATCTCTTGAACTGGTAGTTCCTTCTTCTTAGCAAATGTGGTCCCAAAGTTGGCAGTCAGTCCACAGCGTGTAATCATGTTTGTTCATGGATCTGccaataaacacaacaaaactcGGGAATGGATTTGTTTTCCAGCACTTTTGGCATTAATGAAAGACGGGTTAACAGCTGGAGAGGCCCCAAAAGGACATGGAAATATGTGGAAGCTGGATTTGTCACTGTCGTTATGGGGCCTGAAATTTGAGCACCAGCTGTCATACTGTTTCAGATCCAACCCGGAGGACGGGAAGCTGATCTTCTGCGACGGCTCGGTGTGGCACCGGCTCCAGTGCCTGCGTGGCTTTGGGGAGTGGATCGACAGCATCGTTGAATTCTCCGCTAACCTGCAGAGGATGAACCTGGATGTGTCCACCTTCTCCTGCATATGCACTCTCGCCTTGGTCACCGGTGAGATGCTTAAAAACACTTTGGTTTGCCCTCCTATGCACATTCATAGTCCTTAGAAATTAATGGAAGTATTAACTAAATGGACCCGGTGTCAAAAATAGCCCAAAAtcacatatctgtaaaatcaGAGATTAAGCTTTAAGAGGTTAGAAATCACCCTTTTAAGGCTGTAAACCACATGTAATGTTTAGGGGCGAGACATCAAGTCAGACACACAGAACTGACTGCTGTACCGGTTGAAATAGGCtgctaaaagtaatgaatacatcattggaaaagaaaaattgaatggataaatggtttaaattgattGATAAAACGTTACTGGATGAATGTGAAATTAGAGTTTACAGTGAAAGCATCATTACGTTGATAAACAAGAATAGCAGCATACGTCTATTTCCCACCCCCCTTTTGGTTAATAGTGTTTCATTGTGATCTAATATGTTTGTTTGAACTGTGATCTACGGACTAGCAGAGCGGCACGGACTGAAGGAGCCGAAGAAGGTGGAGGAGCTGCAGAACAACGTGGTCAAGTGCTTGAAGGACGCCGACGGCCTCTCGGACTGCTGGTCCAACCACTTGTCCAGACTTTTGGAAAAACTGCGTGAACTTCGCACTCTGTGCATCCAAGGCCTGCAGAGGATTTTCTATTTGAAGCTGGAGGATTTGGTGCCGCCGCCCGCAGTAATAGATAAGTTATTCCTCGACACGTTGCCATTTTAGAGACATTAAAGAATACACGTGGGgacgtttttttctctttcgATTGAATCCAAACAGTTGTTGCTGACAGTTTGACATCTGTGCACCgtagaaaaagacattttaaaatctaaaattgAGTTGTTAAATCACATTCTCCTCAAAACAAGTCAACAACTTTTGaattgatggggggggggataataTCAAGTGATCCGTTTGCAAAATTTGAATTATGCGAGGGTCTAAAGGACCAGTTTCATAACGGTCTGCAGGAAAGgagaaattaattaaaagtccGTAATTtgaatttacttttattttatttttgcagtgtGATTTTACCAAAGTGATTGTTCAACCCATTTTACATTCTTATAAAGAGGCAGATTTTGGTACAAGACAAGTGTTTCCCATCATGTTTAGGTTTTTCATAACATATATTAGTCTGATTGtgattaatataataatattatttgtAGACTCTATCATGGTC
This region includes:
- the LOC116673803 gene encoding nuclear receptor subfamily 4 group A member 2 isoform X1 — translated: MPCVQTQCGSSPQGASPATQSAGGERSCDFLTPEFVKYSMDLTNSEISTSTSAPSFGSMGDTYGAGYDVKPPCLFQMPVQGELPCVKVEDAHGCPRYQPSQPHPHQSDELLSSPGSIYYYRPPSPHTPITSNFQTPPGHIWEDSGSLYSFREDYLAAAHRKNTLSRFSLFSLKHAQHGGQSLSTCQMKLDGSLHVSMNLDAAGAHQPLDSPGVLGSTAHGKQPGVGFPHPLQFAHGHHFMDYQTSCAPSRGPLSAEGLCAVCGDSAACQHYGVRTCEGCKGFFKRTVQKNAKYVCLAAKSCPVDKRRRNRCQYCRFQKCLAVGMVKEVVRTDGLKGRRGRLPSKPKSLPDSSLPVSTLLSTLIRAHVDSNPPPCRLDFLKFKESPGTPPGDDAQHVRQFYDLLTRSMEVIRGWAQKIPGFTSLPKHDQDLLFYSAFLELFVLRLSYRSNPEDGKLIFCDGSVWHRLQCLRGFGEWIDSIVEFSANLQRMNLDVSTFSCICTLALVTAERHGLKEPKKVEELQNNVVKCLKDADGLSDCWSNHLSRLLEKLRELRTLCIQGLQRIFYLKLEDLVPPPAVIDKLFLDTLPF
- the LOC116673803 gene encoding nuclear receptor subfamily 4 group A member 2 isoform X2; the protein is MPCVQTQCGSSPQGASPATQSAGGERSCDFLTPEFVKYSMDLTNSEISTSTSAPSFGSMGDTYGAGYDVKPPCLFQMPVQGELPCVKVEDAHGCPRYQPSQPHPHQSDELLSSPGSIYYYRPPSPHTPITSNFQTPPGHIWEDSGSLYSFREDYLAAAHRKNTLSRFSLFSLKHAQHGGQSLSTCQMKLDGSLHVSMNLDAAGAHQPLDSPGVLGSTAHGKQPGVGFPHPLQFAHGHHFMDYQTSCAPSRGPLSAEGLCAVCGDSAACQHYGVRTCEGCKGFFKRTVQKNAKYVCLAAKSCPVDKRRRNRCQYCRFQKCLAVGMVKEVVRTDGLKGRRGRLPSKPKSLPDSSLPVSTLLSTLIRAHVDSNPPPCRLDFLKFKESPGTPPGDDAQHVRQFYDLLTRSMEVIRGWAQKIPGFTSLPKHDQDLLFYSAFLELFVLRLSYRSNPEDGKLIFCDGSVWHRLQCLRGFGEWIDSIVEFSANLQRMNLDVSTFSCICTLALVTERHGLKEPKKVEELQNNVVKCLKDADGLSDCWSNHLSRLLEKLRELRTLCIQGLQRIFYLKLEDLVPPPAVIDKLFLDTLPF